In Spiroplasma litorale, a single genomic region encodes these proteins:
- the typA gene encoding translational GTPase TypA, translated as MNKKIINIAVIAHVDAGKSTLVDAFLSQAGVFRANEEVKEQVMDSNDQERERGITIYSKNCSIEYKDYKINIVDTPGHADFSSEVERIMKTVDTVILLVDSTEGPMPQTRFVLSKALELKLKPILLINKIDKKDQRALEVVDEVLELFMELDADEEQLEFPTLFGIAREGIVQYSIEETSKNLEPLFETIIKQVGCYPLELANEPIQLQISSLAYDSFIGRLGIGRLFKGVLKENQQIVVSKNDKTTVKAKISGLFIYQGLKRVAVKEAQAGEIVVVSGISELTIGDTICDPENIDPLPPIIIEQPTMSMNFLVNTSPFAGKVGKFLTTRNIKERLEKELEVNVGLRVEPLSNSSADGFKVLGRGELHLSVLIETMRREGFEIGISRPEVIFKVDEKGNKLEPVEKVIIDVPTEFAGTVINKLNLRKGIMLDMHSDGVRDKVVYKVPTRGLIGFKTEFINDTRGEGVFVKSIIGYEDYKGKIDGRQNGVLISMANGVTLPYALNNLEERGILFVGPQVNVYDGMIIGLHSRNNDLNVNPTTGKKLTNTRASGSDDSVKLTPPKTFTLEEAIEFIEWDELVEVTPNDIRLRKKWLSENERKQHRNDPH; from the coding sequence ATGAATAAAAAGATTATCAATATTGCGGTTATCGCCCACGTTGATGCAGGGAAGTCAACATTGGTGGACGCATTTTTAAGTCAAGCAGGTGTTTTTAGAGCTAACGAAGAAGTTAAAGAACAAGTAATGGATAGTAATGACCAAGAACGTGAAAGAGGTATTACAATATATTCAAAAAACTGTTCAATAGAATATAAAGATTACAAAATTAATATAGTTGATACTCCAGGTCATGCTGATTTTTCAAGTGAAGTGGAACGTATTATGAAAACTGTTGATACAGTTATACTTTTAGTTGATTCTACAGAAGGGCCAATGCCTCAAACAAGATTTGTTTTATCAAAAGCTTTAGAATTAAAACTAAAACCAATTTTATTAATAAATAAAATTGATAAAAAAGATCAAAGAGCATTAGAAGTAGTTGATGAAGTTCTTGAACTATTTATGGAATTAGATGCAGATGAAGAACAACTAGAATTTCCAACATTATTTGGTATTGCAAGAGAAGGAATTGTCCAATATTCAATTGAAGAGACTAGTAAAAACTTAGAACCTTTATTTGAAACTATTATAAAACAAGTTGGATGTTATCCTTTAGAACTTGCAAATGAACCAATACAACTTCAAATATCATCACTTGCTTATGATTCTTTTATTGGTAGATTAGGTATTGGTAGATTATTTAAAGGTGTGTTGAAAGAAAATCAACAAATTGTTGTATCTAAAAATGATAAAACAACAGTAAAAGCAAAAATATCTGGACTATTTATTTATCAAGGTCTAAAAAGAGTAGCTGTAAAAGAAGCTCAAGCTGGAGAAATTGTTGTAGTATCAGGGATATCAGAACTAACAATTGGAGATACTATTTGTGATCCAGAAAATATTGATCCACTACCACCAATAATAATTGAACAACCAACAATGAGTATGAATTTTTTAGTAAATACTTCTCCTTTTGCGGGAAAAGTGGGTAAATTCTTAACTACTAGAAACATTAAAGAAAGACTTGAAAAGGAACTTGAAGTTAACGTTGGATTACGTGTTGAACCCTTAAGTAACTCATCAGCTGATGGATTTAAAGTACTTGGAAGAGGTGAGTTACATCTTTCTGTTTTAATTGAAACAATGAGAAGAGAAGGTTTTGAAATAGGAATTTCAAGACCAGAGGTAATCTTTAAAGTTGATGAAAAAGGTAATAAATTAGAACCAGTAGAAAAAGTAATAATTGATGTTCCAACTGAATTTGCAGGTACAGTGATTAATAAACTTAATTTAAGAAAAGGTATAATGTTAGACATGCACTCTGATGGAGTAAGGGATAAAGTTGTTTACAAAGTCCCAACAAGAGGTTTAATTGGATTCAAAACAGAATTTATTAATGATACTCGTGGAGAAGGTGTCTTTGTTAAATCTATAATTGGTTATGAAGATTACAAAGGTAAAATTGATGGTAGACAAAATGGTGTTCTTATTTCGATGGCAAATGGTGTTACATTACCATATGCTTTAAATAACCTTGAAGAGAGAGGGATTTTATTTGTAGGTCCTCAAGTTAACGTATATGATGGTATGATTATTGGACTTCATTCAAGAAACAATGATTTAAATGTTAATCCAACAACTGGTAAAAAACTAACTAACACACGTGCAAGTGGGAGTGATGATTCAGTTAAGTTAACTCCACCAAAAACATTTACACTTGAAGAAGCAATTGAATTTATAGAGTGAGATGAGTTAGTAGAAGTTACTCCAAACGACATAAGATTAAGAAAAAAATGACTTAGCGAAAACGAAAGAAAACAACATAGAAATGACCCG
- a CDS encoding DnaJ domain-containing protein, with translation MGWKKEFKKLKKEFNKSSSVFDYSDGVSSIIAWERSMMNASYWSSDNLLEQIEFYNKEIKNALSVQKLPDDFEPYDWRFGRFELFEYFYSMPAVSLFAKFYEYLSTRLDAYSATVIIMALTKFTYYTTTKFWKVFNFTFSNKDINDEPLKRLFDLMQRTATEIIDGIVEKSIRLVNSRKLDPYKNHLIIEEIIDLGDENTYHWSKMLDQAVDLAIETYMFQSNYGTGTSSTKFRSSFFEEEPEDFDDFFEKTKTIVFYDEVNEAFSYFGLTKLSKPEEFKKIYRKFAKQFHPDVNQEPYAAVEMKKINVFKTIIEQYFEKYEII, from the coding sequence ATGGGTTGAAAAAAAGAATTTAAAAAACTTAAAAAAGAATTTAATAAAAGTAGCTCAGTTTTTGATTATTCTGATGGTGTATCAAGTATTATAGCTTGAGAGCGTTCAATGATGAATGCAAGTTATTGAAGTTCAGATAATTTATTAGAGCAAATCGAATTTTATAATAAAGAAATCAAAAATGCTCTAAGTGTTCAAAAACTACCTGATGATTTTGAACCTTATGATTGAAGATTTGGAAGATTTGAATTATTTGAATACTTTTATTCAATGCCAGCAGTAAGTTTATTTGCTAAATTTTATGAGTATTTATCTACTAGACTTGATGCATACTCTGCGACTGTAATAATAATGGCGCTAACTAAATTTACATATTATACAACCACTAAGTTTTGAAAAGTATTTAATTTTACATTTTCAAATAAAGATATTAATGATGAACCACTAAAAAGACTATTTGATTTAATGCAAAGAACAGCAACTGAAATAATTGATGGTATAGTTGAAAAATCAATAAGATTGGTTAATTCTCGTAAACTAGACCCATATAAAAATCATTTAATTATAGAAGAAATTATTGATTTAGGGGATGAAAATACTTATCACTGATCTAAAATGCTTGATCAAGCAGTAGACCTTGCCATTGAAACTTATATGTTTCAAAGCAATTATGGAACTGGTACAAGTAGTACTAAATTTAGATCTAGTTTTTTTGAAGAAGAACCTGAAGACTTTGATGATTTTTTCGAAAAAACAAAAACAATTGTATTTTACGATGAAGTTAATGAGGCTTTTTCTTATTTTGGTCTTACAAAATTATCAAAACCTGAAGAATTTAAAAAAATATATCGTAAATTTGCAAAACAATTTCACCCAGATGTAAATCAAGAGCCTTACGCAGCAGTTGAAATGAAAAAAATAAATGTATTTAAAACAATAATTGAGCAATATTTTGAAAAATATGAAATTATATAA
- a CDS encoding M48 family metallopeptidase: MQKNLSIVKKLSYKGEEIEYHLSFKSQKYIRLKVVDKKIIITAPIQAEDWEIERLIYKNINKITKLISVQAAMFKINEGQGFVKIFGEDKIAYFTKNPTIDQPGYVFKIYETEQETIKKMYKKLSIIHHNNFLKVINNWKAYMNLDFKNLSVKEIKGKWGVCYPDKSKIVLNIRLIHYPIQALEYVVVHELAHLVHKNHSKSFWNYVGSILPNYKNISEILKVGAI, translated from the coding sequence ATGCAAAAAAACTTAAGCATAGTAAAAAAACTTAGTTATAAAGGCGAAGAAATTGAATACCACCTTAGTTTTAAATCACAAAAATATATTAGATTAAAAGTTGTTGATAAAAAAATAATTATAACAGCTCCAATCCAAGCAGAAGATTGAGAAATAGAAAGATTAATATATAAAAATATTAATAAAATAACAAAATTAATAAGTGTTCAGGCTGCGATGTTTAAAATTAATGAGGGTCAAGGTTTTGTAAAAATATTTGGTGAAGATAAAATTGCTTATTTTACAAAAAACCCAACAATTGATCAGCCTGGATATGTATTTAAAATTTATGAAACAGAACAAGAAACAATTAAAAAAATGTATAAAAAATTATCTATTATTCATCATAATAATTTTTTAAAAGTAATAAACAATTGAAAAGCATATATGAATTTAGATTTTAAAAACTTATCTGTTAAAGAAATAAAAGGAAAATGGGGGGTTTGCTATCCAGATAAATCTAAAATTGTATTAAATATACGATTAATTCATTATCCAATTCAAGCACTAGAATATGTTGTTGTACATGAACTTGCTCATTTAGTTCATAAAAATCATTCAAAGAGTTTTTGAAATTATGTGGGTTCAATACTTCCTAATTATAAAAATATAAGTGAAATATTAAAAGTTGGAGCAATATAA
- the lepA gene encoding translation elongation factor 4, with protein MDKKKIRNFSIIAHIDHGKSTLADRILELTGSVQKRDMQEQLLDSMDIERERGITIKLNSIQLKYKSKNNEEYILHLIDTPGHVDFTYEVSRSLAACEGALLVVDASQGIEAQTLANVYLAIDNNLEIIPIINKIDLPAADPDRVKEEIEKVIGIDCSDAPMISAKTGKNIEDVLEAIVKYIPSPVNANDEDELRALIFDSYYDKYRGVMVSIRIFSGKVKVGQSIRMMQSNAVYEVTELGIKNPFEVKKDSLEAGEVGWLAASIKTVKDVHVGDTITTSENGASEPLPGYKKLNPMVYCGIYPVDSAKYKELKEALEKISLSDSSLVYEQESSQSLGFGFRCGFLGLLHMDVIQERLEREYDLTLIATAPSVVYKISKTDGTLIEIDNPALLPEPQKVNFIEEPYVKVTIMTPDEYLGDLMGLCQDKRGNYKDIEYVDDNRRTLIYEMPLNEIVFDFFNKLKSISKGYASFDYDLIGYKQSKLVKMDVLLNGEIVDALSTIVHKDFAYNRGKNLVEKLKEIIPRQNFEVPIQAAIGSKVIARETIKAMRKNVLAKCYGGDISRKKKLLEKQKEGKKRMKAIGSVEVPQEAFIAVLKIDD; from the coding sequence ATGGATAAAAAGAAAATTAGGAATTTTAGTATTATTGCCCATATTGATCATGGAAAATCTACTTTAGCAGATAGAATTTTAGAACTAACAGGAAGCGTTCAAAAAAGAGATATGCAAGAACAACTACTTGACTCTATGGATATTGAAAGAGAACGTGGAATTACAATTAAATTAAATTCAATTCAATTAAAGTATAAATCAAAAAATAATGAAGAATATATATTACATCTAATTGACACGCCAGGTCACGTTGATTTTACTTATGAAGTATCTAGAAGTTTAGCAGCATGTGAAGGAGCTTTACTTGTTGTTGATGCAAGTCAGGGAATTGAAGCACAAACTCTTGCAAATGTTTATCTTGCAATTGATAATAATCTTGAAATTATCCCAATAATCAATAAAATTGATTTACCAGCAGCAGACCCAGATAGAGTTAAAGAAGAAATTGAAAAAGTTATCGGAATTGATTGTTCAGATGCGCCAATGATTAGTGCCAAAACTGGTAAAAATATAGAAGATGTTTTAGAAGCAATTGTTAAATACATACCATCTCCAGTTAATGCAAATGATGAAGATGAATTAAGAGCTTTAATATTTGATTCGTACTATGACAAGTATAGAGGTGTTATGGTTTCAATAAGAATATTTTCCGGTAAAGTTAAAGTTGGTCAATCAATTAGAATGATGCAATCAAATGCTGTTTATGAAGTTACAGAACTAGGAATAAAAAATCCTTTCGAAGTAAAAAAAGATTCACTTGAAGCTGGGGAAGTTGGATGACTTGCAGCATCAATCAAAACAGTAAAAGATGTTCATGTAGGAGATACTATAACTACAAGTGAAAATGGAGCATCAGAACCTTTACCTGGTTATAAAAAACTTAACCCAATGGTATATTGTGGAATATATCCAGTTGATAGTGCAAAGTACAAAGAATTAAAAGAAGCATTAGAAAAAATTTCACTTAGTGATTCAAGTTTAGTTTATGAACAAGAAAGTTCACAGTCACTAGGTTTTGGTTTTAGATGTGGTTTTCTAGGTTTATTACATATGGATGTAATACAAGAAAGACTTGAAAGAGAATATGATTTAACATTAATAGCTACAGCTCCTTCAGTTGTTTATAAAATTTCTAAAACTGATGGAACATTGATTGAAATTGACAACCCTGCATTATTACCAGAACCTCAAAAAGTTAATTTTATTGAAGAACCATATGTAAAAGTTACAATAATGACACCTGATGAATATCTAGGTGATTTAATGGGATTATGTCAAGATAAAAGAGGTAATTATAAAGATATTGAATATGTTGATGACAATAGACGTACTCTGATTTATGAAATGCCATTAAATGAAATAGTTTTTGATTTCTTTAATAAATTAAAGTCTATATCAAAAGGATATGCATCATTTGATTATGACTTGATTGGTTATAAACAATCAAAACTTGTTAAAATGGATGTTTTATTAAATGGAGAAATAGTTGATGCTCTTTCAACTATAGTTCATAAAGATTTTGCTTATAATAGAGGTAAAAATTTAGTTGAAAAATTAAAAGAAATAATACCAAGACAAAACTTCGAGGTTCCAATTCAAGCGGCAATTGGAAGTAAAGTTATTGCTCGTGAGACTATAAAAGCAATGCGAAAAAATGTTTTAGCCAAATGTTATGGTGGAGATATTTCACGTAAGAAAAAATTACTTGAAAAACAAAAAGAAGGTAAAAAAAGAATGAAGGCAATTGGATCGGTTGAAGTTCCACAAGAAGCATTCATTGCAGTACTAAAAATTGATGATTAG
- a CDS encoding DUF402 domain-containing protein codes for MNNKDLKVSTVHAYKHNGNLYRSWENIKISEDSTDEMLIVINKDVVITEINGRKWKTTEPALWFFFPNEWYNIICMFKEKGINYYCNVASPYLLEDNTIKYIDYDLDLKVFNDFSYKILDLREFNRNRIKWNYSREIVENVWESIDILKEKFKQKEGIFSHEYVKKLWDKNK; via the coding sequence ATGAATAATAAGGACTTAAAAGTTTCAACTGTTCATGCTTATAAACATAATGGTAATTTGTATAGATCTTGAGAAAATATAAAAATTTCAGAAGATTCTACTGACGAAATGTTAATTGTAATTAATAAAGATGTAGTAATTACAGAAATAAATGGTAGAAAATGAAAAACTACAGAACCTGCTTTATGATTCTTCTTCCCAAATGAATGATATAACATTATATGTATGTTTAAAGAAAAAGGTATTAATTATTATTGTAATGTGGCTTCTCCATATTTATTAGAAGACAACACCATCAAATATATTGATTATGATTTAGATTTAAAAGTATTTAATGATTTTAGTTACAAAATATTAGATTTAAGAGAATTTAATAGAAATAGAATTAAATGAAATTATTCAAGAGAAATCGTGGAAAATGTTTGAGAAAGTATAGATATATTAAAAGAAAAATTTAAACAAAAAGAAGGCATTTTTAGTCACGAGTATGTTAAAAAACTATGAGATAAAAATAAGTAA